The Peribacillus sp. FSL E2-0218 genome contains a region encoding:
- a CDS encoding DUF3905 domain-containing protein, whose translation MKKNKKMDSPIIADTQPHQINAPSFKGTGIKPQAPFVNDYGVVIGDSKYASENSPLENWSEDTDPEIMAGDEWIHPTNDIGWNTAENRELLEAKRTPQPPFLHPEKDVSAETD comes from the coding sequence ATGAAAAAGAACAAGAAAATGGATTCACCCATCATCGCGGATACACAGCCGCACCAAATCAACGCGCCAAGCTTTAAAGGAACGGGCATAAAACCACAAGCTCCATTTGTTAATGATTACGGCGTCGTGATCGGGGACAGTAAATATGCATCAGAAAACTCCCCCCTTGAAAATTGGAGTGAAGATACCGATCCCGAAATCATGGCTGGAGACGAATGGATCCATCCCACCAATGATATAGGCTGGAATACAGCGGAAAACCGTGAACTCTTAGAAGCAAAAAGAACGCCCCAGCCGCCCTTTTTGCATCCTGAAAAAGATGTCAGCGCCGAAACGGATTGA